In Spirochaetota bacterium, a single window of DNA contains:
- a CDS encoding chemotaxis protein CheW — translation MNIENTTIEKADTAMAEQFVTFVIGNETYGIEVLKVQEIIGMTHITHVPNTLPFMKGVINLRGSVVPVIDMRKKIGMEEMEYNAFTVIIITEVKGKLIGMIVDSVQDVVTIPVNKIQDTIHFTAHISTDYIKGIGQIDDNLVIILDVDKLLTSEELANIKTA, via the coding sequence ATGAATATTGAAAATACAACGATAGAAAAGGCAGATACCGCTATGGCTGAGCAATTTGTAACCTTTGTTATTGGAAATGAAACCTATGGTATTGAAGTATTGAAGGTGCAAGAAATTATTGGTATGACTCATATCACTCATGTTCCAAACACGCTTCCTTTTATGAAAGGGGTGATAAACTTGCGTGGTTCGGTGGTACCGGTTATTGACATGCGCAAAAAAATAGGGATGGAAGAAATGGAGTATAATGCATTTACGGTTATCATCATTACTGAAGTGAAAGGTAAGCTGATTGGGATGATAGTTGATTCAGTTCAGGATGTTGTCACTATACCGGTCAATAAAATTCAGGATACCATACACTTTACCGCACATATTTCCACTGATTATATTAAAGGGATAGGGCAGATAGACGATAACCTGGTAATTATTCTTGATGTTGATAAACTTTTAACTTCAGAGGAACTGGCTAATATTAAGACAGCTTAA
- a CDS encoding response regulator — translation MKHIVIIDDSPTIRTSVEFTLKDLGYGMVHAENGQDALNKIKDLTDKGEEIAMCIVDINMPQMDGITFIKKFRENDKFTPVIVLTTEAEEEKIQEGKKSGASGWMIKPFKPEQLKSVVHKFLR, via the coding sequence ATGAAACATATAGTGATTATTGATGATTCACCAACTATACGTACAAGTGTGGAATTTACATTAAAGGATTTAGGGTATGGAATGGTTCATGCTGAAAATGGGCAGGATGCATTGAACAAGATTAAAGATTTAACAGATAAAGGTGAAGAAATAGCAATGTGTATTGTTGATATTAATATGCCACAGATGGATGGAATAACATTCATAAAAAAATTCAGGGAAAATGATAAATTTACACCTGTTATAGTGCTCACAACTGAAGCTGAGGAAGAAAAGATTCAAGAAGGCAAAAAATCCGGTGCGTCAGGCTGGATGATTAAGCCATTTAAGCCTGAACAGCTTAAATCAGTTGTTCATAAATTTTTACGATAG
- a CDS encoding STAS domain-containing protein, whose amino-acid sequence MYIIEIDEFVNVKHIKQFADEVAAILRAEKDIVLDFTKSKRLDLSVVQVILSLLKTAKQQNKTVKFKGVNDTIKKQLKLCGVIR is encoded by the coding sequence ATGTATATAATTGAAATTGATGAATTTGTAAATGTAAAACACATAAAACAGTTTGCTGATGAAGTGGCTGCAATTTTAAGAGCTGAAAAGGACATAGTGCTGGATTTTACAAAATCCAAGCGACTGGATTTGTCAGTTGTGCAGGTGATTTTATCTCTTTTAAAAACAGCTAAGCAACAAAATAAAACAGTTAAATTTAAAGGGGTAAACGATACAATAAAGAAGCAGTTAAAATTGTGTGGTGTTATACGATGA